The proteins below are encoded in one region of Maribacter aestuarii:
- a CDS encoding serine hydrolase domain-containing protein: MKKIRIILFILLIALLVGVYLNYPKLNLISGVASKNMASQVFLAKRAPDSVTTFDNNMPLVKLADAQLLIQDSAATASVYGLMKRKAVYKDGVGAALTNEEHDTHSFTIAPNRTIDKDTLPFPYGNAGVTDTLFENVDYELLEKAIDNAFARPSEQKTRTVLVAYKNHIIGERYLKGFTKDTPMLGWSITKSVLATLYGMMQYEGKIDIHSYRPFEKEIRMKGSKSAITINHLLRMQSGLAWEENYFEISDVTKMLFLSSDMPQIQRNKQVIAQPTEVWNYSSGTSNLLSGILREQFKTHQEYLDFPYSSLIDKIGMHSMIIETDLTGNFVGSSYAWATTRDWAKFGLLYLNKGMWNGERLFAADWVDYVSEPTAHSDGVYGAHFWLNANGKYPDVPRDLYSANGFQGQYVFIIPSKDLVVVRTGLAEDPEFEVNTFLKEVLSAID; the protein is encoded by the coding sequence TTGAAAAAAATTAGAATCATCCTGTTCATCCTACTCATAGCCCTGTTGGTAGGGGTTTATCTAAATTACCCGAAACTGAACCTCATATCCGGCGTGGCCTCCAAGAACATGGCATCGCAGGTTTTTTTAGCTAAAAGAGCGCCCGATTCCGTGACTACTTTTGACAATAACATGCCCTTGGTGAAATTGGCGGATGCCCAATTGCTAATTCAAGATTCTGCCGCAACGGCGTCGGTCTACGGATTGATGAAACGCAAAGCGGTCTATAAAGACGGTGTCGGCGCTGCCTTAACGAACGAGGAGCATGACACGCATAGCTTTACTATAGCCCCAAATAGAACTATTGACAAGGATACCCTCCCCTTTCCCTACGGAAATGCGGGTGTAACCGATACCCTTTTTGAAAATGTGGACTATGAGCTATTGGAAAAGGCGATAGACAATGCCTTTGCCCGACCTTCGGAACAGAAAACCAGAACGGTTTTAGTAGCCTACAAAAACCACATCATCGGGGAGCGCTATTTAAAGGGTTTTACGAAAGACACGCCTATGCTGGGCTGGTCCATTACCAAAAGTGTTTTGGCGACCCTTTATGGGATGATGCAATATGAGGGAAAGATAGACATCCATTCCTACCGGCCCTTTGAAAAGGAAATACGTATGAAGGGTTCGAAATCCGCCATCACGATTAACCATTTATTGCGTATGCAGAGCGGGTTGGCTTGGGAAGAGAACTATTTTGAAATTTCCGATGTCACCAAAATGCTGTTCCTTTCGTCCGATATGCCACAGATACAACGGAATAAGCAAGTCATTGCACAACCCACAGAGGTCTGGAACTACTCCTCTGGCACCTCCAACCTGCTATCGGGAATTCTGCGGGAGCAGTTCAAAACACATCAAGAATATTTGGATTTTCCTTATTCGTCTTTAATCGATAAAATTGGAATGCATTCCATGATCATTGAAACCGATCTGACCGGAAACTTTGTAGGTTCTTCCTACGCCTGGGCCACAACCCGTGATTGGGCCAAGTTCGGCTTGCTGTACCTGAACAAGGGTATGTGGAACGGGGAGCGACTTTTTGCAGCTGATTGGGTCGATTATGTATCCGAACCTACCGCACATTCGGACGGAGTATACGGTGCACACTTTTGGTTGAATGCGAACGGGAAATACCCGGATGTACCGCGGGACCTATATTCCGCCAACGGATTTCAAGGGCAGTATGTGTTCATCATCCCATCCAAAGATTTGGTCGTTGTCCGTACGGGACTGGCCGAAGACCCCGAGTTTGAAGTCAATACCTTTCTAAAAGAAGTGCTTAGCGCCATAGATTAA
- a CDS encoding pirin family protein, which produces MSNIGLIIEERSRDIGDFLVGRLLPFRKKRMIGPFIFIDHMGPTQLGPEKYMDVDQHPHIGLSTLTFMLEGELLHEDGLGTSQLIKPGSVNWMVAGKGVSHTERTPNHLRNGKTFTAHGYQIWVALPKELEDMDPEFHHFDQEELPKWLDGEASFTLVAGEGYGKKSPVPVHSHLFMIEVKTKNGTHRLDAEKQLKGEIGICVVEGNITACGETVPKGNILVSKVEDSCKVTLGPNTHVLLFGGEPYAEERHIYWNFVSSDKDKIEKAKTDWAAKTFPMMENDDSYVPLPGS; this is translated from the coding sequence ATGTCAAACATAGGCTTAATTATTGAGGAACGGAGCAGGGATATTGGGGATTTCTTAGTGGGAAGATTATTACCCTTTCGCAAAAAAAGGATGATCGGACCCTTTATTTTTATTGACCATATGGGTCCTACCCAGTTGGGTCCTGAAAAGTATATGGACGTTGACCAGCACCCACATATTGGCCTATCTACCCTTACGTTTATGTTGGAAGGAGAATTACTGCATGAAGACGGTTTGGGTACTTCACAGCTTATAAAACCGGGGTCCGTAAATTGGATGGTAGCCGGGAAAGGGGTTTCCCATACCGAACGTACGCCTAACCATCTCAGAAACGGAAAAACCTTTACCGCGCATGGTTATCAGATATGGGTCGCCCTTCCCAAAGAATTGGAAGATATGGACCCCGAATTTCATCACTTTGATCAGGAGGAATTGCCCAAATGGCTAGACGGGGAAGCTTCGTTTACGCTCGTCGCCGGAGAAGGTTACGGCAAAAAGTCGCCCGTGCCCGTACATTCCCATTTGTTTATGATCGAAGTCAAGACTAAAAATGGCACGCACCGCTTAGATGCCGAAAAGCAGTTAAAAGGCGAAATCGGTATCTGCGTAGTGGAAGGTAACATTACAGCTTGTGGGGAAACGGTTCCCAAAGGTAATATCTTGGTGAGTAAGGTGGAGGATAGTTGTAAGGTCACCTTAGGTCCAAATACCCATGTGCTTTTGTTCGGTGGGGAACCGTATGCAGAGGAACGCCACATTTATTGGAACTTTGTGTCCTCTGACAAGGATAAAATAGAAAAAGCTAAAACCGACTGGGCCGCTAAAACCTTTCCCATGATGGAAAACGATGACAGTTATGTCCCTTTACCGGGTTCATAG
- a CDS encoding DUF2452 domain-containing protein — MKKEKKPDYVVFDEETQSYNGKILPYSSSLSAPKITPPDVTSWKNSHIVSANNQFKAKYESIQKEYQRMMQAYEYNDLVYGSKFNFEPIVGKTYHLYKAKDQSTFLSLIAPTECNFDYLGSFTLGPDKIWEKL, encoded by the coding sequence ATGAAAAAAGAAAAGAAACCGGATTATGTAGTTTTTGATGAGGAAACCCAAAGCTATAATGGGAAAATACTCCCTTATTCCAGTAGTTTGTCGGCTCCAAAAATAACGCCGCCCGATGTAACCTCTTGGAAAAATTCCCATATCGTAAGCGCCAACAACCAATTTAAGGCCAAATATGAGTCTATTCAAAAGGAATACCAGCGAATGATGCAGGCTTACGAATACAACGATTTGGTGTATGGGTCCAAATTTAATTTTGAACCTATCGTTGGTAAAACGTACCACCTTTATAAAGCAAAGGACCAGAGTACATTTCTATCCCTAATAGCCCCTACGGAATGTAATTTTGATTATTTGGGTTCTTTTACCCTGGGTCCGGATAAAATATGGGAGAAGCTATGA